The Rhodanobacteraceae bacterium genomic sequence CAGCGACGGCATCATCGACGACCAGCTCTGCGGAAAACGCGCACGCAACCAGAACAGCGCGAGCCAGGTGAAAACGATGCCGAGCACGCCACCGCCCACGCCGATCAGGGCGCCTTCGGTCAGGAATTGCGCATAGATCGAGCGGCGCGGCGCGCCGAGTGCGCGGCGCACACCGATCTCGCCGCTGCGGCGCAGGAATTTCGCCAGCATCAGGCCGATCGTGTCCACTAGGCACACGATCAAGAGACCCACGCCGACCATCCGCAAAATCTGGATGCCGGACCAGACCACTTGTTCGTACTTGAGCCAGTCCAGCAGGCCGAACAGACGCACGTTGGGCGGCCACGCAAAGCGCTGCTGCGCGAAGCCGGTCAGGTACTCGCGATAGCGCCGCACCGCCGCGGCGCCGTCCAGTTGCGCGATGTAGCTGATCCACGCGCAGCTTGAATGCATGAAGCCCTCGAATCCAGGCTGCTCGGGCCTCTTGAAGCAGCCGCCCTGCGCGGTGCCGTTGCTTGGAATTTGCGCCGCGATCGCGGTATTGAAGGGCACGAACACCTCGGTGGGCTTGATCATGAATCCGCCGAACGCCGGCACGTCGTAATAAGCCGGCTGCGGGTTCCAGTCCTTCAGCACCCCGACCACCTGGTAGTTGCGGCCATTGAGCTGCAACGTCTTGCCGACACTGTCGCCGCCGCCGAATACCTTGTCGTTGAGCAGCCGTCCGATCACCACGACTTGCGCGCGATCCTTGTCGTCGGCATCGCTCCAGCCGCTGCCGTACTGGAAAGGCACGTCCAGCATCGGGAAAAACTCGCCGGTCACAGCGAACCCGGATGCGTTGAACGGATGCAGGCCCACCTGATCCGGCACGACCGTCGGCACGATCCAGTAATTCGCGGACTGGTACGTTGCGCGGTGCTCGCGCAGCAAGGCTTCGGCGGTGGCGTAGTCAAGCAACACCGGCGGGTCGTTGTTCTTGTACTGCTTGCTCGCCGCCGGGCCCCACATGTCGATGGTCGGGAAATAAATCACGCCCGACTTCTGCGGGATCGGATCGCGCGCCAGCAGGTGCTGCAGCGTCCAGGTGCTCATCGCCAGCGCCACGCCCACGCCGATGCTGAGCACCATCAACGCGGTGAGGCCGGGGCTGCGCCTGAGGCTGCGCCAGGCAAGATCGAGGTAATAACCAAGCATCCTTGGCCTCCCGTGGCAGGATGAAGCACCCGTTGCGCGCAAACAGCGTGGCACGGCTGGATTTCAGCCGTTCCGCACCGACAGCGATTGCATTCGCCATGCCATGCCGGCGACGGGTGGCCGCTTTACATCAATCAGTCATTTACGGGCGCACGGGAATTGTTTTGGGTGTCCGCGGACAGTCTGCGGACACCGCGGACACATGGTCGACGCTCATGTCGGCGCAAAAGAAAACCCCGCCTCGCGGCGGGGTTTTCATGAAGTGCAGATGAAACGGCTGACGCGTCAGAACTTGTACTGCATCGAAATCCCGAACAGGTCGCCGGAGTTGTCGAAGCTGCCGACGAGATGGTCGCCGGTGGCGCTGACGTCGTTGACGTTGCCGTTGTTGACGAACAGGTGGGTGTAGCCGATGTCGAAGCGCAGGTTCTGGCTCGGCGTGTAGCCGGCGCCCACCGAGAGCCACTTGCGCGCGCCGTCGGGGATGCGCGGATCGCGCGAGAAATCGCGGGTCGGGGTCTGGTCATACGCGACGCCGCCGCGCAAGGTCCACTGGTCGCTCAACTTGTAGTCCATGCCGACCGAACCGAACAAGGTGTTGCGCCAGCCGTAGTACTGGTTGATGTCGGGCTGCGCCGGGTTCCCGAAATTGATCGCGAGGTGGCTGAAGGAACTCCAGCCGGTCCAGCCGAGTTCCGCGCCCCACGCCACCGGGCCGGGCGTCTTGTGCCAGTAGCTCAGCGACGCGGTGGCCGGGGTCGCGAACGCGCCGCTGGCGGTGGTGTTCTGGAACAGCGGCGGCACGCCGGGCTGCGACAGCACGAACTGCACGCTTTGCGGCACCGTGAAATACGCCTGGCCCGAGAAGTCGTGGCTGATCTTGGCGTGGTAGGCGAGCGCAAGGGTGTCCTGCGTGGTCGGCTTCCACTCGGCGCCGATCGCCCAGCCCCACTTCGTGTTGTCGCCGCGGATGCGCACCGCGCCGTCCGCCGATTGCGGCAGGAAGGTGGGCGCGAGGCCGAACGGCGGCGCCGCCAGCACCGCGCCGTAGTTGACGGCGTTGCCGAGGTCGATGGTGGTCTTCTGCGCGATCACCGAAAAGCCCAGCGAGAACTCGGGGTTGATCGCCCACGCCACCGAACCCGTGAAGTCCATCGACTTCACGCTGGTCTTCAACGCCTGGTAACGGCCCACCCAGCCGGCGTCGTATTCGGTGGCGAGGCCGAACGGTGCGCCGATGGCGAAGCCCAGCCGCCAGTTCGGCACGATCGGCGCGATGAAGCTGATCGCCGGCACCGGATGCACGCCGCCGCCGTTGCCGCCATCGCCGCCCGACAGGGGACGGCCGATCGCGTCGGTGCCGCTGCCGTGGAACTGGGTGCTGACGTTGATCGCGGTGGCGTCGATCTGCACCGCGTAGGTGTCGAAATCCACCATCGCGGCGGGATTGTTGATGACCACCGAGGCATCGTTGCCGGCGGCTTCGCGCCCAGCGTAGGCGCGGCCCAGCGCCTGCACGGTGTTTTCGCTGATCTGGAAGCCGGAGGCGATTGCTGCCGGGCTCACCAGCGCGCCAGCCACGGCGGCACTCAGGGCCGCGAGTGCGAGGCCGGCCAGCCTCGTGGCGGAAATCGGTTGCTTGCTCATCGGTGCATCTCCAGTCGTGTGGTGCGTCTTGGGGTGGGCAGGCCAGCGGCCATGCGTGGAAGTCTCGTCTTTCATACGTTTGTATGAATTTCGTTGGGGGCGACTATGGCATTCCGGCAGGGCCCGCGCAAGTACACAGATCAAGGAAACCGTACTTTTCCGGTTGCGGCTCGTACATCCTTGTTCCCTATACTTGCGTATCCGCCGCAAGAGCCCGTTCATGCCAGCCAAGCCCCGCCGCCGGCCGCCGCTCTCGAAGTCGCTGCCCCTGTTCCTGCCTTCGCTGGTCGCGGTGCTGATCGCGATCTGGATCCCGTCGCCCTGGGAACGCTACGCCCTGCTGCCGCTGCTGATCGGCGCGTCGCTGTCGATGGCGGCGGTCTGCCACGCGATCGGCTTCGGCTGCGAGCCGGGCTTCACGCGCACCGCGTTGCGGCGCGGTCCCGCGCACCTGATCGCGCTGGCGATCTACACCGCGGTCGTGTTCGCGCTCACCGCGTGGCCGCTGCTGGCGTTGTCGCGCGCGCCGTCGCTGGCGGCTTCGCTGGAACTCGCCGCGGCGCTGGTGATCGCGCTGGTGGCGCTGTGGCGCCTGTGGCCGGCGTTCGGGCTGGTGTTCGAATGGGACGACGCGTTTCCCGCCAGCGCCGAACACTCGTGGATCATCGCCGCGCTGGCGCGTAGCCTGCGCTTCGCGCGGCACCTGACCGGCGGCCACGACCAGTTCCTCGCGCACTTCCTGCCCGCGTCGCTGGCACAACTGGTGATCGCGTTCGGCGCGTTGACGCTGGCCGGCATCGGCGCCGACCTGCCCGACGAAATCCGCACCGCCGCGTTGTTCCTGTACGCGGTGCTGGTGTTGCCCGTGTGTTCGCTGATCGTCGCCAACCGCACCCTGCGGCTGCTGTTCGGCGGACGCAGCCGGCGCGTGCCGCCGGAAGGCGAGCCTTCGCCACCGCATCCAACCAGCGCCGAACCATCAGACGATGGCGACGCCGACGAACATCGTTTCGATGACGCGACGCCAGCCACCGAGTCCTCCGTCCCCGCCAAACCCGCGCTGCCGCAATCCGCACTCGACGAAGGCCTGCTTGCCGCGGTGCGCGCGGGCGACCTCGCCGCTGCCGGCGACTGGCTCGCGCGCGGCGCGAATCCCGACGCCGCGCCGCCCGCCGGCGCGCGCGACCAGCGCTCGGCGCTGACGCTGGCGGCCGAACTGCCCGACACCCGTCTGCTGCGCGCCTTGATCGGCAAGGGCGCGCGGGTGAACCACGCGCACGCGGGACTCACCCCGCTGCTGGCCGCGACCCGCTGCTGCACGCAGGGGCGGCCGGAAACGGTCACCACGCTGATCGCCAACGGCGCCGATCCCGCGCTCGCCGACGCCGACGGCAACACCCCGCTGCACCACGCGGCGCTGTGCGCGGAACCGGCGGTGGCGGCGATCCTGATCGACGCGCAGGCGCCGCTGGAAGCGCGCAACCGCAACCAGGCCACGCCGCTCGCCATCGCCGCCGGCACCGCGAACTGGCCGCTGCTGCGTTTTTTGGTCGAACACGGCGCGCGTCCGGACGCCGCGCTGCCCGCCGCGGCCGGCATCGCCGACGACGATCCGGAAGGCGTGCGGACCCTGTTGAAGCACAAGGCCGGCGTCAACGCGGTCGACGCGCTCGGCCGCAGCGCGCTGCTGCACGCGGCGCGCGAGGACCACGCCGACATCGCGCGCCTGCTGCTGGAAGCCGGCGCCGATGCAAGCCTCGCCGACCGCTACGGCGCCACGCCGTTGATGGAAGCCGCGCGTGCAGGCGCCACCGAGGTCGTGAACCTGCTCGCCGCGCACCGCCCCGATGTGCACGCCGTCGACCAGCACGGCCGCAGCGCGTTGATCCTCGCCTGCCAGTCGCCGCGCGTGAACGCCGAATGCCTGCGCGCGCTGCTGGCGCTGGGCGCCGATCCGCAGCGCAAGGGCGGCGACGGCCGCAGCGCGATCGACCACGCCATCGGCGCCGGACGCTGGGACCTGGTCGCGCTGCTCGATCCCGCCGCGCCGCTGCCCGCCAGCCACGCGCACGGCAGCCAACCCGAAGCGGGCGCGGACACGCCCGCGCACCTGCTCGACGCGCTGCGCTTCGGGCACTGGACCGTGGTCGCGCGTTTCGCCGAGCGCGCACGCACATGGCCCGCGACGGAACTCGCTGCGTTGTATCTCGACCTTGCTGATCACGCCGATGCCGCGCCGCGCGCGTGGCTGCTGGAACATGGTTTATTGGAGCAGGGCCTCGCCGCCGAAGCGTGCCTCGACGACGGCAGCCGACTGTTCGACGCGTTGCTCGAACGCTTGCCGGAAGCGCGCGGCGCAATCCTGCAGTTGCTCGACGCCGGCGCGACGCCCGCGGGCGCGGGACGTTTCGCCAGCACGCTGGCGCGGCTGGACGATGCGCCGGCCAGCGCATCGCTCGCGCTGACCCTGCTGGAACGCGGCGCCGATCCGTTCGGCGCCGATCGCGACGGCCGCGCGCCGCTGCATCACGCCAGCCGCCCCGCGTTGCGGCCGGTGCTGCAGGCCCTGCTCGCGCGCGGCGCGGACCCGAACGTGCGCGATCGCGCCGGCGCCACGCCGCTGCACGTGGCGCTGGACGCCAAGCCGGACGCCGCGTTGCCGACGGTCAAGGCGCTGATCGCGCACGGCGCCGATCCCGAAAGCCCCGCGGCCAGCGGCGAAACGCCGCTCGGCCTCGCGCTGGCGCGCGGCGCGACCCAGCTCGAATACTGGCTGCGCTGGAACGGCTGGACGCTGCCCAAACGTCCGTTGCGCGGCAGCGACCTGCCCGCCGCCGCGGCCGATCCCGACGCGGTCGCGCGCCTGCTCGAACTCGGCCTGCCGGTCGACAGCCGCGACGAGCGCGGCGCCACCGCGCTGCTGCGCGCCAGCGGCGCCGGCGCGTTGCAGAGCGTGCAGCGCCTGCTGGCCGCGCACGCCGATCCGGAAATCGTGGTGGACACCGGCGCCTCGCCGTTGTCGGCCGCGGTCAGCGCGCGCCATCCCGACATCGTGCGCGCGCTGGTGTCGGCCGGCGTGCCGGTCGATCGCCGGCATGCCGACGGCGTCACCGCGCTGATGATCGCCGCCGCGCTCGGCCACGCCGACATGCTGGCGATCCTGCGCGAACTCGGCGCGCGCACCGACCTCGTCGATGCGAGCGGACACACCGCGCTGCACGCGGCCGCGCGTTTCTGCTTCGACAGCCGCGACAGCCTGCGCTGCCATCGCCTGCTGGCCGCTCTGCTCGCGGACAACCCGGCGGTGAACACGGCCGACCAGCACGGCGTCACGCCGCTGCTGATGCTGCTGGGCGCGCACGTCAAGCCCGGCGCCGAATGCGACGGCACCCACCTCGGCGCGCTGCTGCCGGCGCTGCTCGACGCGGATGCGGCCATCGGGCACGCCGACGAACACGGCGTCACCGCGCTGCACGCCTGCGCGATGCACGCGCTGTTCGAACCCGCGCGCGTGCTGCTGGCGCGCGGCGCCGACCGCGGCGCCCTCGATTGCATGCAGCGCACGCCCGCCGAAGTCGCGCGGGTGCTGGGCTACGTCGATCTCGCGCTGGAGCTGTCGCCGCGGCGCGGCGCGCCGCTCAACGCGCAGGTGGTGACGCCGCTGATGACGCATCCGGAATAGCCGGTTCCCGCGCCGCGCTGTCGGCTTCCAGCAATCCCTGCAATTCCACATAAGCCTCGCGCGTGGTCTGGCGCAAGGCCACGTCGTCGTCGTAGACGAGGTGCTGGTCGCGCAGCAATTTCTCGTCGTGCTTGCGGAACAACTCCACCACCGCATCCGCCTGTTCCTTGTCCATGCCCAGCGCCGTCAAGGTGAGGCGCGCCATCTTCAGGCTGGAATGGAAGGTCTCGCGCACCACGTCGTCGGGCTCGGACGTCAGGTCCATCAGCCGGAACGCATGCTGGCGGTTGCGTGCGCGCGCGATGATCTTGAGCTGCGGAAACATCCGCCGCACCAGCCGCGCGGTGCGCACGTTGGCCGCCGGGTCGTCCGTCGCCAGCACGAACACCTCGGCTCGGCCGGCGCCGGCTGCGCGCAGGATTTCCGCGCGCGCAGGATCGCCGAAGAAGATGTCGGTGCCGGCGAAGCGCCGCGACAGGTCCACCTGCTCGATCGAGTTCTCCAGCGCCACGAACGGAATGCCGCGCGCGCGCAGCAGGCGGCCCACGATCTGGCCGACCCGCCCGAAGCCGGCGATGATCACGCGCGGCGAGCCCGCATCGATGCGGTCGAACTCGCGCTCGGGCTTGCGCGATTCCGGCAGCCGCGCCGCGGCCAGCACCAGCAGCGGCACCACGGCCATTCCCAGCGTGACCACCAGCACCAGCAACTGGTGTTGCGCGCGCGTCAGCAGGTCGTGCTCGGCCGCCAGCTTGAACACCACGAACGCGAACTCGCCGCCGCCGGCCAGCAGCGCCGCCAGCTTCAGCGCATCGGCGCCGTCCAGGCGCGGATTCAAGCGTCCGACCGCGGCCAGGATCGGCGCCTTGCACAGGAGCAGCAGCACGACCAGTCCCACCACGATCCACGGATGCAGCGCCAGCAGCTTCAGATTCACGCCCATCCCGACCGTGATGAAGAACAGGCCCAGCAGCAGACCTTCGAACGGCGCAATGTTGGATTCGAGATCGTGGCGGTATTCCGAATCGGCCAGCAGCACGCCGGCGAGGAAGGTGCCCAGCGCCATCGAGATGCCGGCCAGTTGCATCAGCCACGCGGTGCCGATCACCACCAGCAGCGCGGTCGCGGTCGAGACCTCGATCAATTGGGTTTTAGCGACCGCGCGGAACACCGGACGCAGCGCGTAGCGCCCGCCCACCACCACCACCGCGATCACGCCCGCGACGCGCAACGACGACAGCCACAACGGCTGCCCCGGCGCGTGCGCCGCGCCGTGCTCGGCCAGCAGCGGAATCGCCGCGATCAGCGGGATCGCGACCAGGTCCTGGAACAGCAGGATCGCGAACGCCTGCCGCCCGTGCGCGCTCTGCAGCTCGCGCCGCTCGGCGAGGATCTGCAGCCCGAACGCGGTCGAGGAAAACGCCAGGCCCAACCCCACCACCGCCGCGGCGACCGGTTCCAGATGGAAACCGAACGCCGCGATCAGGCCGATCACCAGCGCCGAGCCGAACACCTGCACCGCGCCCGCGCCGAACACCTGCCGCCGCATCACCCACAGGCGCTGCGGCGACAGTTCCAGCCCGATCACGAACAGCAGCAACGCGACGCCGAATTCCGAGATCCCGGAAATCGCGTCAGGGTTCTTCACCCACTGCAGGCCGTACGGCCCGATCACCACGCCGGCCGCGAGGTAGCCCAGCACCGAACCAAGCTTCAGCTTGCGCGCCAACGGCACCGCGATCACCACCGCGACCAGGAACACCAGCACCGACGGCAACCAGGAATGTCCTTGCACGAATCCGACCTTGACGCGACTTCACGCGATTATGGCAGGGCGCTCGCGGCTGGCGCATGCGCGTCATGCGATCGCGTGCCGGGCACGCCGGCGCACCGCAAAGATGCCGCCGCGCTATCGGGTCATGCGCCCGCGCATCGCCAGCGAATACAGCGCCGGCATCACCACCAGCACCAGCGGCACCGCCACCAGCATGCCCGCGATGATCGCGATCGCGAGCGGCTGCTGCATCTGCGCGCCTTGTCCGAGCGCCAGCGCCAGCGGCGACAAGGTGAGGATCGCCGCGATGGTGGACATCAGGATCGCGCGTGCGCGGTTGCGGCCGGCCGCGAGCAGGGCTTCGCGCAGGGTGGGCGGATTTTCCTCGCCGTTTTGCGACTGCACCTCGGCCAGTTCGGAAAAATAGAAGATCGAGAGTTCGGTGACGATGCCCACGATCATCGTCATGCCCATCATCGAGGAGATGTCGAGCTCGGTGCCGGTGACCCACAGTCCGATGAACACGCCGCAGATCGCGAGCAAGGGCTGGATCAGCACCACGATCGCGGCGCGGAAGCTCTCGTACAGGAACAGCAGCAAGGTGAACACCAGCGCGATCGCGGTCAGCAGGACGACGGTGAGTCCCTGGAATGCGATCTGCTGCTGCTGGTACAGCCCGCCCAGCTCGTAATACATCCCGAACGGCAATTCGCCGCGCGCGGCGAGCATCTGCTTGACGTCGCGCATCGTGGAACCGAGGTCGCGCCCGGTGATGCGCGCGGTCACCGCGACCATGCGTTTCAGGTTTTCGTGATCGATCTCCGGCTGGCCGTGCTGGATATGGATCGATGCGACGCGCGACAGCGGGAACACCTGGCCGTGGCCGTCGCCGATCGGCAGCGCCGCGAGTTGCTCGATTTCGGCGCGATCATCCGGCGGCACCCACACCCGCACGCCGACCATCTTCGGACCTTGCGGCAATTGCGCGGCGACCGTGCCGGCCACCGCAGCCGCCACCTGATCGGTGACGCTCTTCGGATCGAGTCCCAGCAACGCGGCTTTCACCGGATCGACCTTGACCTCGAGCGCATCGCCGGCCGGGTTGATGCCGTTCCGCACGCCGACCACGCCGGGAATCTTCGCGAGTTGCGCGGATACCTTGCCGGCGGCGGCGTCCAGTTCCTCCACGTTGTCCGAGAACAGCTTCACCTCGATGGGTTGCGGCACCTCGGTGAGATCGCCGATCAGGTCCTCCATCAGTTGCGAGACGTCGACATCCAGGCCCGGCACCTGCTCCGCGACCTGTTCGCGGATGCGCTCCATCACCACCGAGGTCGATGGGCGCGAGCCGTTCTTCAGGCGCACGAAGAAATCGCCGGTGTTGGCTTCGGTGAGGCCGCCACCCATCTGCGCGCCGGTACGCCGCGACCAGTTGCTGACATGGGGGTTGGCGGCGAGGATGGCCCCGACCTTCTCCAGCAGGCGGTTGGTCTCCTCGAGCGAGGTGCCGGGCGGCGCGATGTAGTCGAGGACGAAGCCGCCCTCGTCCATCCTGGGCATGAAGCCGGTGCCGACCGACTTGTAGGCGACCAGGCCTGCAACGACCAGCGGGATCAGGCCGATCAGCAGTAGCGCCGGCCACTCCAGCACGCGCAGCAGCACGCTCTCGTAGAAGCCCATGAAGCGCCGCCACAGGCGCGTGGGTGGATGTTCCCGCGCGTGCCGTTCGCCGATCAGGCGCTCGGCCAGCAGCGGCACCGCGATCAGGGTGAGCAGCCAGGAGATGACCAGTGCGCTGGCCATCGTCAACGAGAGCGCCTTGAAGAACGCACCGGTGACGCCGGTCAGGAACGCCAGCGGCAGGAAGATGATGATGGTGGCGAGCGACGAGCCGGTCTGCGGACGCGCGAATTCGCGCGCCGCTGACATGATGCGGTCGCGCACGTTGCCGCGCATGCCGGTCACGCGGCGCATGATGTGCTCGGTCATCACCACCACGTCGTCGATCAAGAGGCCGACCGCCGCGGCCATGCCGCCCAGCGTCATCATGTTGAAGCTCATGTGCAGCACGTAGAGCAGCAGGGTCGTGATCGCGAGCGTGGCCGGCACCACCAGCATCGCGATCAGGATCACCCGCGTGTTGCGCAGGAACACGAACAGCACCAGGCCCGCGAGGATGATTCCGATCAGGATCGCGTCGCGCACGCTGCCGGCCGCGCCCTTGACCAGTTGCGTCTGGTCGTACCAGG encodes the following:
- a CDS encoding RND efflux system, inner membrane transporter, with the protein product MSAAQWFQAHRRSLLFLFLILALGGLASVFRLPVALFPDVAFPRVRVTLDAGDRPASQMAVVVTRPVAEAIRRVRGVRDVRSTTSRGSAEINVTFDWGADMGRAFLDVNAAASQVLPDLPPGTRIDAMRMDPSSNEPVLAYSLRSKTLTPAQVYDLAQYQLRPLISGVPGVARVDVQGGEISEFHIDIDPARLRAQDLTLADVTRAVSSAADISALGRLADHYKLFLVLANNQPDSVQKLRDVVVRAGPRGVVRVGDIATVQQGAEPKWVRVTADGKPAVLVQVFQQPAANSIAMVDAVKARLADYAPQIPGGVQIATWYDQTQLVKGAAGSVRDAILIGIILAGLVLFVFLRNTRVILIAMLVVPATLAITTLLLYVLHMSFNMMTLGGMAAAVGLLIDDVVVMTEHIMRRVTGMRGNVRDRIMSAAREFARPQTGSSLATIIIFLPLAFLTGVTGAFFKALSLTMASALVISWLLTLIAVPLLAERLIGERHAREHPPTRLWRRFMGFYESVLLRVLEWPALLLIGLIPLVVAGLVAYKSVGTGFMPRMDEGGFVLDYIAPPGTSLEETNRLLEKVGAILAANPHVSNWSRRTGAQMGGGLTEANTGDFFVRLKNGSRPSTSVVMERIREQVAEQVPGLDVDVSQLMEDLIGDLTEVPQPIEVKLFSDNVEELDAAAGKVSAQLAKIPGVVGVRNGINPAGDALEVKVDPVKAALLGLDPKSVTDQVAAAVAGTVAAQLPQGPKMVGVRVWVPPDDRAEIEQLAALPIGDGHGQVFPLSRVASIHIQHGQPEIDHENLKRMVAVTARITGRDLGSTMRDVKQMLAARGELPFGMYYELGGLYQQQQIAFQGLTVVLLTAIALVFTLLLFLYESFRAAIVVLIQPLLAICGVFIGLWVTGTELDISSMMGMTMIVGIVTELSIFYFSELAEVQSQNGEENPPTLREALLAAGRNRARAILMSTIAAILTLSPLALALGQGAQMQQPLAIAIIAGMLVAVPLVLVVMPALYSLAMRGRMTR
- a CDS encoding ABC transporter, ATP-binding protein: MLGYYLDLAWRSLRRSPGLTALMVLSIGVGVALAMSTWTLQHLLARDPIPQKSGVIYFPTIDMWGPAASKQYKNNDPPVLLDYATAEALLREHRATYQSANYWIVPTVVPDQVGLHPFNASGFAVTGEFFPMLDVPFQYGSGWSDADDKDRAQVVVIGRLLNDKVFGGGDSVGKTLQLNGRNYQVVGVLKDWNPQPAYYDVPAFGGFMIKPTEVFVPFNTAIAAQIPSNGTAQGGCFKRPEQPGFEGFMHSSCAWISYIAQLDGAAAVRRYREYLTGFAQQRFAWPPNVRLFGLLDWLKYEQVVWSGIQILRMVGVGLLIVCLVDTIGLMLAKFLRRSGEIGVRRALGAPRRSIYAQFLTEGALIGVGGGVLGIVFTWLALFWLRARFPQSWSSMMPSLDVKLLALTLVVAIVATLLAALYPTWRAAHVQPAWQIKSN
- a CDS encoding ankyrin-like protein, translated to MPAKPRRRPPLSKSLPLFLPSLVAVLIAIWIPSPWERYALLPLLIGASLSMAAVCHAIGFGCEPGFTRTALRRGPAHLIALAIYTAVVFALTAWPLLALSRAPSLAASLELAAALVIALVALWRLWPAFGLVFEWDDAFPASAEHSWIIAALARSLRFARHLTGGHDQFLAHFLPASLAQLVIAFGALTLAGIGADLPDEIRTAALFLYAVLVLPVCSLIVANRTLRLLFGGRSRRVPPEGEPSPPHPTSAEPSDDGDADEHRFDDATPATESSVPAKPALPQSALDEGLLAAVRAGDLAAAGDWLARGANPDAAPPAGARDQRSALTLAAELPDTRLLRALIGKGARVNHAHAGLTPLLAATRCCTQGRPETVTTLIANGADPALADADGNTPLHHAALCAEPAVAAILIDAQAPLEARNRNQATPLAIAAGTANWPLLRFLVEHGARPDAALPAAAGIADDDPEGVRTLLKHKAGVNAVDALGRSALLHAAREDHADIARLLLEAGADASLADRYGATPLMEAARAGATEVVNLLAAHRPDVHAVDQHGRSALILACQSPRVNAECLRALLALGADPQRKGGDGRSAIDHAIGAGRWDLVALLDPAAPLPASHAHGSQPEAGADTPAHLLDALRFGHWTVVARFAERARTWPATELAALYLDLADHADAAPRAWLLEHGLLEQGLAAEACLDDGSRLFDALLERLPEARGAILQLLDAGATPAGAGRFASTLARLDDAPASASLALTLLERGADPFGADRDGRAPLHHASRPALRPVLQALLARGADPNVRDRAGATPLHVALDAKPDAALPTVKALIAHGADPESPAASGETPLGLALARGATQLEYWLRWNGWTLPKRPLRGSDLPAAAADPDAVARLLELGLPVDSRDERGATALLRASGAGALQSVQRLLAAHADPEIVVDTGASPLSAAVSARHPDIVRALVSAGVPVDRRHADGVTALMIAAALGHADMLAILRELGARTDLVDASGHTALHAAARFCFDSRDSLRCHRLLAALLADNPAVNTADQHGVTPLLMLLGAHVKPGAECDGTHLGALLPALLDADAAIGHADEHGVTALHACAMHALFEPARVLLARGADRGALDCMQRTPAEVARVLGYVDLALELSPRRGAPLNAQVVTPLMTHPE
- a CDS encoding Glutathione-regulated potassium-efflux system protein KefB, with product MQGHSWLPSVLVFLVAVVIAVPLARKLKLGSVLGYLAAGVVIGPYGLQWVKNPDAISGISEFGVALLLFVIGLELSPQRLWVMRRQVFGAGAVQVFGSALVIGLIAAFGFHLEPVAAAVVGLGLAFSSTAFGLQILAERRELQSAHGRQAFAILLFQDLVAIPLIAAIPLLAEHGAAHAPGQPLWLSSLRVAGVIAVVVVGGRYALRPVFRAVAKTQLIEVSTATALLVVIGTAWLMQLAGISMALGTFLAGVLLADSEYRHDLESNIAPFEGLLLGLFFITVGMGVNLKLLALHPWIVVGLVVLLLLCKAPILAAVGRLNPRLDGADALKLAALLAGGGEFAFVVFKLAAEHDLLTRAQHQLLVLVVTLGMAVVPLLVLAAARLPESRKPEREFDRIDAGSPRVIIAGFGRVGQIVGRLLRARGIPFVALENSIEQVDLSRRFAGTDIFFGDPARAEILRAAGAGRAEVFVLATDDPAANVRTARLVRRMFPQLKIIARARNRQHAFRLMDLTSEPDDVVRETFHSSLKMARLTLTALGMDKEQADAVVELFRKHDEKLLRDQHLVYDDDVALRQTTREAYVELQGLLEADSAAREPAIPDASSAASPPAR
- a CDS encoding Long-chain fatty acid transport protein → MSKQPISATRLAGLALAALSAAVAGALVSPAAIASGFQISENTVQALGRAYAGREAAGNDASVVINNPAAMVDFDTYAVQIDATAINVSTQFHGSGTDAIGRPLSGGDGGNGGGVHPVPAISFIAPIVPNWRLGFAIGAPFGLATEYDAGWVGRYQALKTSVKSMDFTGSVAWAINPEFSLGFSVIAQKTTIDLGNAVNYGAVLAAPPFGLAPTFLPQSADGAVRIRGDNTKWGWAIGAEWKPTTQDTLALAYHAKISHDFSGQAYFTVPQSVQFVLSQPGVPPLFQNTTASGAFATPATASLSYWHKTPGPVAWGAELGWTGWSSFSHLAINFGNPAQPDINQYYGWRNTLFGSVGMDYKLSDQWTLRGGVAYDQTPTRDFSRDPRIPDGARKWLSVGAGYTPSQNLRFDIGYTHLFVNNGNVNDVSATGDHLVGSFDNSGDLFGISMQYKF